The sequence GTGGTCGCCAAACAAATGTATGTCAAGCATCTTTCTAgattaggttgaattggccgatcaataaagacctcgCATAGAGTGAATATGTCCATAGTGCTAACCATCTTTCtaagaagtgcttaaaattttcttatcgccatcaaaacaaaaactattaaaattagttttcgtTCGAAACATATATATTTCCTTACAGTTTTTTTGATGTTCCGATTGGGATACCTACAATAGACAATAGTGCGGATTGTAACTAAATAATAATAACCAATACTTAAAAATAGATTGACCACTTGAAAATTGTACGCAAATGAATATTTTTACTCTCATTATCTTGTATTTACGTATGCACTTCGTTAATGGAGCAACTTCATTTAAGGATTCGGTCCATCTGGTATATCTTCAGCTTCGGGTTTAATAATAACATCATCATCTTCTTGATCTTCTTTACTATTCTCATGCAGCAGTACGTACTCACGTGTACTAAATCCAAATTTAATAACATCTTTCTCAATAAGTTCATAATATTTACGTGCTTCAATTTTCTTATTATTCAAGAATGTTCCATTAGCCGATTCTAAATCGATTAGGTATAAGCGTACACGTTTACCTTGTGTGCCATCTTCACGATCGAAAGATACTAGACGATATTGTAATGCGGCATGTTGTTTGGAACAACTGGGATGATCTACAGCTAAATCAGCTACTTTACGATCACGTCCAACCAAAAAGCAGCTTTGTCTATGTATATGCAATGTTGGTAGTGCTGTTTCACCTTTAAATGGATATAAACGCCAACGTCGTTTTGGTTTTCGCGCCTCTGGCGGCTCggaatattttatgataacaccaTTCACTTTATTTGTATCTTCTAATAAAGCTCCACTCAAACCAAAATTCGGTTTTTCTTTTTCAACGGGTTCCCCTTTTGTTTCATGCGCATCTTGTTTGTCACAGCTACCTTTACCACCCCACTCATAGTTTTTTCGATCGTCATTACGTGAGCCCCTCCGATTCAAACGATTCGCACGTCTGTTTGGTGATCTATTATGTTCTCTTGGTTCGCGCTTAAAACTCTCACTATTACCTTGGTTGCCCATTTGGCGGGGGCTGCGGCTGTGcctaaaatgaaattaattactGCAATAAATAACGTTGATATATTAAAATGAATTTACTCTCTGCGTTCATTGTAGCGATCGTTCCCTCTATCACGATTCCATCGCTCGTTAGCGCGATTTCTATTATCAAAATGACGATCACGATTATCTCGTCTGTCCTGCCAGTTATTACGGTCCGTGTAATTATTACGTGCTCTATTTCCACGTTCATGACGCTCACCACGCGTTGGTTCTATGTCTCGCTCTTCACTTTTATCATGTTCTTTAGCGTGCTTATGCCGTTGACGACTTCTGCTCCTGCTATGATGTCGCGTTCTTCGCTCGGGACTGTCCCATTTGGATACATTCGGTCCATCACCGCTACTTGAATCTTTACGCTCCCGACTTTGCTTTCGGTGGCGTCTGCCATGTTCATCTGACTGCCTTTTATGTTGAGATTTTTTTGACCTACGCTTTTCATGCCGTTGTGATACGTGATGCCTTTCATTTTCTGACTCTGATGAGTCACTTGCAGAAGTTGATGTAGTGCCACTGCTATTGGAGTCGTCTTGGGACGAATCCCTTGTGGATCGATTTTTTTTGCTTGTATGCTTCGAtgccttattttttatttttttgtgcttGCGGCCCCTAGATACAGACTCAGAATCATGAATGAATTTGTCGTTCTTCTCTGATTGACTTTCGTCATCACTGGTTTCATTTCTTCGTGATTTTTTCGCCTTTGGCATGACTTACCATctatttgttgaataaatacctgCCAGGATAAATCTAAATCGTAAACATTCAGTGCCGAAAATTGTAATAGTGGTGGCAATAACCAGGTGCTTGCACACAATCAAATGATAACATTAGCGGCGTTGCCAGATGTTGCCTCTCGAAAATGCCAAAAAAGCAAATGCTATGTTCTTTCCTCAATGCAAGACCGGCCGGTGTCACCCAAAACAGTACAATGATTTTTTATAAATCCTGGTCAgtgttcttatttttattttggcttatcatatatacatatatttaccacAAATCACTCTAGAAGATTGCgcaatgcgcatgtaaacattagataaAAGGCTCCATTACTTATACTTAGCATaggcttgacttgacttgagaactgtcacttacagttctgttaaatgacattgcatgttactgattactcaaaacttaacaacacttaacttgacttagaagtctgttgaatttttattttctatagttgttttttttttccaaacgagcttgaaaaaacgcttcaactagctaaacagtttcattatggcaaaaccatacagatggtgaaAGTTTATCAGCTAAatgttactttttttagctgctatgacatttctacttctagtgCAGTATGTTTTTGatactcaaccagagaattacaaaaacaaaatacatgaaatgcgtgtgtttgtttgaatGTATGTCACCCTGTCGCTAcgctgttatttttgtttatctgcacattcgtatgttcatttcattcgctcgttcacagtagtgccctatttttgaatatgtatcactatacaacactatcaatcagttcgacaattacctaagcggtttcagttgaaaccgcttagccaactcaactcgattactttttaatgttgctttccatgcaattcggtaagctagctagtgttttaattgtaatagctAGCAAAGAAATACAGcttatgtaagttctaagtgacgtttgtattttgagatgccatttgcttgtttccatttcattttgacattttgtcatacaaattgacatttattgattatgatgccagattgtatgcgctaagtggagtataattcTGGCTAAGTTGcgaagtttacgccaagtcaagtctatgctaagtatcagtaatggagtcTAAACTGTTttttatgacgtatgaattgcTCATTTTCCTTTATAccccaattacacggctcaagtatccttgtgccaattaccaatttgcacaaggatttgcccggtgcgTGCACTGGTTGCGcgatttgcgcagagaactgcgctaaaatcaaaacgattttgatatttacacatgtctgcaaatattggacatgcttttttcttcgtgtgtggtgaatcttacacagtttacctgtggttcctgataatataacatcagtaattattgcttaaaaatgttaataccgaaggcgcaaggaccatctctagcttgtaacaggaattcacataaattcaataataaataataattttttatacaattagaacacatgtttcatttgttgcgctagttgaaaaatgaatattgcgcagtgctgcaatgagttgagctgggcttgcaattaaaatatatattttataaatacaatggaaaataaacgcttctgtgcacgtgaattaccagcactgtggaaaatagtgattttttatacaattagtgccttttttatacaattaaaatacatgtttcatttgttgcgctactttaaaaatgaatattgcgcaatgtttttgagccgtgtatgtcaaaattttcacttgcacaaatttcgtcgttttatatttgctcttttttttcttgctctttttCTTATTCGTGCAAGAGTCAACTATggcgtagatgcgcagaacgaagcaattttgaactcgtaaaTGCGCAATCTGGTTAGGTGATTTGTGGTGAACTAATCTACAGTGGCGGTAGTATCTCAAGACACCCACGTATACTGGAAAAATATTCTGCAAAGGATTATTGCAGGTACTGCGAAAAGATTCTGCAAGAGAGCTTCGACAAGCCTCCCACTATTGGTCTTCTATTTCTTTTACGTTAGCTGACACtgtttagtttaaaaatttttggaGAACAGGTAGTTTTGACGGGACCATCAGACTGGAATGAACCGGATTCATATGGGGTAACTGAAATTGTCCCTGTCTGACTATATATTTTATaccataatagccgtgttttttttacaagcgtatacgtttacgtttgcgcgtaaaaaaacgcttatcctcgcttagataatgcacaggagacccatctagcgacagtggttaaataactagccaCAGATCaaggtgtacctaaaatcggggacacaaacctctggtataatgtataacatatagctgaatcagttgcgatgaatagtgggcacgcaccattttaagagatgatacatagaattagtgtagaggtgaaacataggcaCATATG is a genomic window of Eurosta solidaginis isolate ZX-2024a chromosome 4, ASM4086904v1, whole genome shotgun sequence containing:
- the LOC137247638 gene encoding uncharacterized protein, with protein sequence MPKAKKSRRNETSDDESQSEKNDKFIHDSESVSRGRKHKKIKNKASKHTSKKNRSTRDSSQDDSNSSGTTSTSASDSSESENERHHVSQRHEKRRSKKSQHKRQSDEHGRRHRKQSRERKDSSSGDGPNVSKWDSPERRTRHHSRSRSRQRHKHAKEHDKSEERDIEPTRGERHERGNRARNNYTDRNNWQDRRDNRDRHFDNRNRANERWNRDRGNDRYNERREHSRSPRQMGNQGNSESFKREPREHNRSPNRRANRLNRRGSRNDDRKNYEWGGKGSCDKQDAHETKGEPVEKEKPNFGLSGALLEDTNKVNGVIIKYSEPPEARKPKRRWRLYPFKGETALPTLHIHRQSCFLVGRDRKVADLAVDHPSCSKQHAALQYRLVSFDREDGTQGKRVRLYLIDLESANGTFLNNKKIEARKYYELIEKDVIKFGFSTREYVLLHENSKEDQEDDDVIIKPEAEDIPDGPNP